DNA sequence from the Janibacter sp. CX7 genome:
CTGCATGGCCCCGACGAGTCCGCCTCGCAAGGCTGGAGCCATGACACAGGGATGGCAGAGACGGGAACCGCAGGCATGGGCACGAGCAGCGGCATGGGGGGTGCTCGCGTGCGCCGTCCCGTCCGCGGTGTGGCGCCTGATGATGATGGCCGGGTGGCTCCCCGGCACCGAGCAGTTGCAGGCCCTCCACGAGGGCGAAGGGGGCTACGTCCTCGGTCTGTCGATCGCCCAGGTCCTCGCGGCCGTCCTCGTCGTGGGCCTCGTGCGCCCGTGGGGTGAGCGCTTCGTCGGCGTCGACATCAACCGCTGGCTGCCGGTCGTGCTCGGCACGGTCGGCGGGGCCGTCATGACCTGGCTCTTCACGATCTCGCTGTGGGCCGGTGTGCTGGCCGGCCAACGCCCCGACCAGAGCACCCTCGAAGGTGTCCCCCTGGCGATCATGGTCTGGGCCTACGCGCCGATGATGCTCTTCGGCCCGCTGACGCTCGTCGCCGTCGCGGGGTACGCGCGACGACGGTCGGGGTCGGGTGGGCCCGGTCTCGAGGCTCGGCCGCGGGCGGCCTCGCACCTCATCGACCACCGGGGGTGAGCCCTCGACCACCGGGGGTGAGCCCTCGACCAACGGGGGTGAGCGGTCAGCCGACCTTTTCCCAACCTCGCTTCTGCGGCCGGGTCCCGGGCGAGGCACCCGGACGGTCGTCACGACTGCGGTAGACGATGTACGGCCGGACGAAGTAGCCGAGCGGCGCCGAGAAGACGTGCACCAGTCGGGTGAAGGGCCACATCGCGAAGAGCACGAAGGCGAGCACGGCGTGCAGCTGGAAGCCCAGGGGTGCGCCGGCCATGAGCTGCGGGTCGGGCTGGAACCAGAAGATCGAGCGGAACCACGGTGAGACGCCCTCGCGGTAGTTGTAGTGGTCACCGGCGATGCCGAGGTTGAGCATCGACCCGGCGATGGTGTTCCAGATGCCGAGCACGATGACGGCGGCGAGCACGAGGTACATCACCTTGTCGTTGACCGTCGTCGCGGAGAAGACCGGGCCGACGGTGCGCCGCCGGTAGACGAGGATCGCCAGCCCGACGAGTGCGGCCACACCCGCGGGGATGCCGCCGGCGAGCGCGACGAAGTGGTAGAGCTCCTGGCTGACACCCAGGCGCTCGGTGAGACTCATCGGGACCACGAGCCCGAGGAAGTGCCCGACGACGACGCCGAGGATGCCGAAGTGGAAGAGCGGGCTGCCGATCCGCAGCAGCTTCGACTCGTAGAGCTGGCTGCTGCGGGTGGTCCAGCCGAACTTGTCGTAGCGGTACCGCCACACGTGCCCGACGACGAAGATCGCCAGGCAGATGTACGGGAAGATCACCCAGAGAAAGGTGCTCATCGCGGGGCTCCTACAGGGATCGTGTGGCCAAGGGACTGGGGTGGCGGCGGTTCGTGGATCGCCTGCAGTGCCGGGTCGAGGGCGAAGGGGGCATTGACTGAATCGTCGTCAAGACCGACCGTCTCCTTGGGTGGTCCCTGCGTGATGAGCTTGGCCAGGGCGATCTCGTCGTCACCATCGAGGGCGGGCAGGGTCGCTCGCAGGGCGTCGACGACGTCGGACCACGGCGAGTCGCGTCGCTCGAGGGCCCGGCGCAGCAGCTCGATGCCGACCCGGTGGTCGTTGAGCAGCTTCCACGCGGCGTCCGGGTCGACGGTGGCGCCGAACTCGAGGACCACCGGCAGGTAGTCCGGCAGTTCCCCACCGGCGTCCCCGTCCTCGGACAGCTCCACCCCGTGCGACCGGTAGAGCTGCTTGAAGCGCACGAGCGCGACGCCCCGGTTGCGGGTGTCGCCGTGCAGGAAGTACGTGAGGTGCAGCGCGCACTTGCGGGTCACGTCAAAAGTGTCGACGTAGTCCGTCTGCAGTGCGCGAAGGGAGGTCCCCGCCACGTGGTCGAGGAAGCGCCGCAGCGGGTCACCGACCCCTGCCGGTAGCGCCGCACTGACCTCGCGCAGCATCGGCAGCCGATCGGGCAGGTCGGCGCGCGGGTAGTCGAGCAGCACCGAGCACAGCTGCCAGGCGTCGGCCTGTGCGCCGGCGTCGAGGCGCTGCCCCGAGCGACGGTGACGCTTCCACAGGAGCATCAGCGCCCCCCTTCGGCGTCCTGGTCGGAGCGCTCGGGGAACATCCCCGGGGGCATGCCGTGGCCGTCCCAGTTGAGCAGGTTGACCCGCCCCTTTGTGGCGCTGTCGCCGGTCAGGGACTCCTGGGTCTGGCGCTGCTGGAGCATCTTGAAGTTCTCCACCGCCACCGGGGTGAGGTTGCCTCGGCCAGAGCCCTCGCCGAAGGGACCGGAGGTCTCGAGCAGCTCGTCGTCGTAGCCGCTCACCGCGCAGTCGGTCGCGAGCTCCTCCAGGGCGTGGGCGTCCTCACCGTGTGCGGTGGGGATGACATAGCGGTCGGCGTACTTGGCGATCGCGAGGAGGCGGAACATCTCGTAGAGGTCCTCCTCCGACATGCCCACGGACTCGGCGATCGACGCCTGCGGGTCGCGGCCGAGGTTGATGTCGCGCATGTACGAGCGCATCGCGGCGAGCTTGCGCAGCACGTCGTCGACCGGTCCGGGGTCGCCGGCGGTGAAGAGGTTGGCTAGGTACTCGACGGGGATGCGCAGGGTGTCGATCGCGGCGAAGAGGTTGTCCTTGTCCTCCGCGTCGTGGCCGGTCTCCTGGATGACGTCGACGACCGGCGACAGCGGCGGGATATACCAGACCATCGGCATGGTGCGGTACTCCGGGTGCAGGGGCAGCGCCACCTTGTAGTCCTGGATCAGGCGCAGGACGGGGGACCGCTTGGCCGCGTCGATCCAGTCCCCCGGGATGCCCGCCTGCTCGGCGGCGTGCGCGACCGCCGGGTCGCGCGGGTCGAGGAAGACGTCACGCTGGGCCTCGTAGAGGTCGCGGTCGTCCTCGACCGATGCCGCCTCGAGCACCTTGTCGGCGTCGTAGAGCATGAGGCCGATGTAGCGCAGCCGGCCGACGCAGGTCTCGGCGCAGACGGTCGGGATGCCGACCTCGATGCGCGGGTAGCAGAAGGTGCACTTCTCGGCCTTGCCGGTCTTGTGGTTGAAGTAGACCTTCTTGTACGGGCAGCCCGTGACGCACATGCGCCAACCACGGCACTGGTCCTGGTCGACGAGGACGATCCCGTCCTCTTCGCGCTTGTAGATCGCGCCGGACGGACAGGAGGCGGCGCAGCTGGGGTTGAGGCAGTGCTCGCAGATCCGCGGCAGGTAGAACATGAAGGTCTGCTCGAACTCGAACTTCACCTTGTCCTCGATGCCCTTGAGCATCGGGTCCTTGATCGCGTGCTCCTGGGAGCCACCGAGGTCGTCGTCCCAGTTGGCCGACCACTCGACGTTGATCTGCTTGCCCGTGATGAGCGAGTGCGGCCGGGCGACGGGGAAGGTCGCCTGGGCCGGCGCCTTGAGCAGCGTCTCGTAGTCGTAGGTCCACGGCTCGTAGTAGTCGCTCAGGCTCGGCATGATCGGGTTGGAGAAGATGTTGAGCAGCTTCTTCAACCGCCCACCCGCGCGCAGCTTGAGTCGGCCGTTGGCGCCGACCTCCCAGCCGCCCTGCCACTTCTCCTGGTCCTCGTAGCCGCGTGGGTAGCCCAGACCGGGCCGGGTCTCGACATTGTTGAACCAGACGTACTCGGTGCCCTGCCGGTTGGTCCACGCCTGCTTGCACGTGACCGAGCAGGTGTGACACCCGATGCACTTGTCGAGGTTCATGACCATCGCCATCTGTGCCATGACGCGCATGTCAGAACTCCACCTTCGCCGTCCGCTTGCGGATCATCGTGACTTCGTCCCGGTTGTTGCCCGTCGGTCCGATGTAGTTGAAGAAGTAGGACAGCTGCGCGTAGCCACCGATGATGTGACTCGGCTTGACGAGGATCCGCGTCAGGCTGTTGTGGATCCCGCCGCGCTTCTTGTCCGTCTCCGTCAGGGGCACATCGATCAGGCGGTCCTGCGCGTGGTGCATGTAGACCGTGCCCTCCGGCATGCGGTGGCTGACGATCGCGCGACAGGCGACGACACCGTTGCGGTTGACCGCCTCGATCCAGTCGTTGTCCTTGACCCCGATCTTTTCGGCGTCCCGGTCCGACATCCAGATCGCCTGACCGCCTCGCGACAGCGAGAGCATGAAGAGGTTGTCCTGGTACTCGGAGTGGATCGACCACTTGTTGTGAGGGGTCAA
Encoded proteins:
- the narJ gene encoding nitrate reductase molybdenum cofactor assembly chaperone, which codes for MLLWKRHRRSGQRLDAGAQADAWQLCSVLLDYPRADLPDRLPMLREVSAALPAGVGDPLRRFLDHVAGTSLRALQTDYVDTFDVTRKCALHLTYFLHGDTRNRGVALVRFKQLYRSHGVELSEDGDAGGELPDYLPVVLEFGATVDPDAAWKLLNDHRVGIELLRRALERRDSPWSDVVDALRATLPALDGDDEIALAKLITQGPPKETVGLDDDSVNAPFALDPALQAIHEPPPPQSLGHTIPVGAPR
- the narI gene encoding respiratory nitrate reductase subunit gamma, which translates into the protein MSTFLWVIFPYICLAIFVVGHVWRYRYDKFGWTTRSSQLYESKLLRIGSPLFHFGILGVVVGHFLGLVVPMSLTERLGVSQELYHFVALAGGIPAGVAALVGLAILVYRRRTVGPVFSATTVNDKVMYLVLAAVIVLGIWNTIAGSMLNLGIAGDHYNYREGVSPWFRSIFWFQPDPQLMAGAPLGFQLHAVLAFVLFAMWPFTRLVHVFSAPLGYFVRPYIVYRSRDDRPGASPGTRPQKRGWEKVG
- the narH gene encoding nitrate reductase subunit beta, which produces MRVMAQMAMVMNLDKCIGCHTCSVTCKQAWTNRQGTEYVWFNNVETRPGLGYPRGYEDQEKWQGGWEVGANGRLKLRAGGRLKKLLNIFSNPIMPSLSDYYEPWTYDYETLLKAPAQATFPVARPHSLITGKQINVEWSANWDDDLGGSQEHAIKDPMLKGIEDKVKFEFEQTFMFYLPRICEHCLNPSCAASCPSGAIYKREEDGIVLVDQDQCRGWRMCVTGCPYKKVYFNHKTGKAEKCTFCYPRIEVGIPTVCAETCVGRLRYIGLMLYDADKVLEAASVEDDRDLYEAQRDVFLDPRDPAVAHAAEQAGIPGDWIDAAKRSPVLRLIQDYKVALPLHPEYRTMPMVWYIPPLSPVVDVIQETGHDAEDKDNLFAAIDTLRIPVEYLANLFTAGDPGPVDDVLRKLAAMRSYMRDINLGRDPQASIAESVGMSEEDLYEMFRLLAIAKYADRYVIPTAHGEDAHALEELATDCAVSGYDDELLETSGPFGEGSGRGNLTPVAVENFKMLQQRQTQESLTGDSATKGRVNLLNWDGHGMPPGMFPERSDQDAEGGR